One Scomber japonicus isolate fScoJap1 chromosome 1, fScoJap1.pri, whole genome shotgun sequence DNA window includes the following coding sequences:
- the crispld2 gene encoding cysteine-rich secretory protein LCCL domain-containing 2: MTCAVMAWLPVLSLSLLLLCVRDSVSLFLPDSKELRQLLSRYEEEIDQNSNSNTTGNRNRRAIRWSDREEIVLLHNKLRGSVYPTASNMENMVWDDELERSATHWAEACHWDHGPQDLLMSIGQNLAVHWGRYRSPAFHVQAWYDEVKDYTYPYPHECSPWCPERCSGPMCTHYTQLVWATTSRVGCAVHVCPRMNVWGEIWENAVYLVCNYSPKGNWIGEAPYQHGRPCSQCPPSYGGGCRNNLCYKDSQRSETEDMNEVERPQVPLPPRTTAKPVPKPKPSAPKKPVSRLNIPKTPSSKTPSSTFLVQNIKCETRLRDKCRGATCNRYKCPANCLNKKGKVWGTLFYDVQSSICRAAIHFGAIDNNGGVVDVTRQDKFPFFVKATKNGIESSSKFKPGNAFVVARVEEMTVDCYTTVAEICSFKKPFSHCPRISCPTNCKNQPSSWSPVIGNNIYTDHSSICRAAIHAGVIKADGGIVDVLPLDKRKKYIGILKNGIQSESQSNTDGGSFRVFAVRE, translated from the exons ATGACCTGCGCTGTCATGGCCTGGCTTCctgttctctccctctcccttctgCTGTTGTGCGTCAGGGACTCAGTGTCCCTCTTCCTGCCTGATTCGAAGGAACTCAGACAGCTGTTGAGCCGCTACGAGGAGGAAATTGACCagaacagcaacagcaacacaacTGGCAATAGGAACCGGCGAGCCATCCGCTGGTCAGACCGTGAGGAGATTGTCCTGCTTCACAACAAGCTGAGGGGCAGTGTCTACCCCACTGCCTCCAACATGGAGAACATG GTATGGGACGATGAGCTGGAGCGGTCTGCCACTCACTGGGCGGAGGCATGTCATTGGGATCATGGACCTCAGGACCTTCTCATGTCTATTGGACAGAACCTGGCTGTACACTGGGGCAG ATACCGGTCCCCTGCCTTCCACGTCCAGGCCTGGTACGATGAGGTGAAAGACTACACCTATCCCTACCCCCATGAGTGCAGCCCCTGGTGTCCAGAACGCTGCTCCGGGCCCATGTGCACCCATTACACCCAg CTGGTCTGGGCAACCACTAGCCGTGTTGGCTGTGCTGTGCACGTGTGTCCAAGGATGAACGTGTGGGGAGAAATATGGGAGAATGCCGTTTACCTTGTGTGCAACTATTCCCCAAA GGGCAACTGGATCGGTGAGGCTCCGTACCAGCATGGCCGCCCTTGTTCCCAGTGCCCTCCCAGCTATGGAGGAGGATGCAGGAATAATCTGTGTTACAAAG ACTCTCAGCGCTCAGAGACAGAGGACATGAATGAGGTGGAGAGGCCTCAGGTCCCACTCCCACCTCGCACCACCGCCAAACCTGTCCCCAAACCCAAACCCTCTGCTCCAAAGAAACCAGTGTCCAGGCTCAACATTCCCAAGACTCCATCTTCAAAGACTCCCAGTAGCACCTTCCTGG TTCAGAACATTAAGTGTGAGACTAGACTGCGAGATAAGTGCAGAGGAGCAACCTGCAACAG ATATAAGTGTCCTGCTAACTGCCTGaataaaaaagggaaagttTGGGGGACTCTCTTTTACGATGTG CAATCAAGCATCTGCCGTGCTGCTATCCATTTCGGCGCGATTGACAACAACGGAGGAGTGGTCGACGTCACAAGACAGGACAAGTTTCCATTTTTTGTCAAAGCCACAAAGAATGGCATTGAGTCTTCCAG CAAATTTAAACCTGGCAATGCATTTGTGGTGGCCAGAGTGGAAG AAATGACCGTTGACTGCTACACCACAGTTGCTGAAATCTGCTCATTCAAGAAGCCTTTCTCACACTGCCCAAG AATCTCCTGTCCGACCAACTGCAAAAATCAGCCTTCCTCTTGGTCACCAGTGATCGGGAACAACATCTATACAGAC CACTCCAGTATTTGTAGAGCAGCCATCCATGCAGGGGTGATCAAAGCAGATGGGGGCATTGTGGACGTTTTGCCCCTGGACAAGAGAAAGAAGTATATTGGCATCCTGAAAAATGGCATCCAGTCTGAAAG CCAGAGCAATACAGATGGAGGCTCTTTCCGTGTCTTCGCTGTGAGGGAGTGA